The proteins below are encoded in one region of Callospermophilus lateralis isolate mCalLat2 chromosome 9, mCalLat2.hap1, whole genome shotgun sequence:
- the Inpp1 gene encoding inositol polyphosphate 1-phosphatase isoform X1, with amino-acid sequence MSEILQELLRVSEKAANIARACRQQEALFQLLIEEKKEGEKNKKFTVDFKTLADVLVQEVIKQNMENKFPGLEKNIFGEESNEFTNDLGEKITIKLCSTEEETAQLLSKVLNGNKSASEALAKVVHQDVTFADAALDSIVINIPQDLMGIWVDPIDSTYQYIKGSADIQSNQGIFPSGLQCVTILIGVYDIHTGVPLMGVINQPFVSQDLNTLRWKGQCYWGLSYMGTNIHSLERTISKRNGSEKRTENSNPESESSSAFSAVISTSEKETIKAALARVCGERIFRAAGAGYKSLCVVQGLVDIYIFSEDTTFKWDSCAAHAILRAMGGGIVDMKECLERHPDSGLDLPQLLYHLENEGATGVDRWANKGGLIAYRSRKRLETFLSLLVQNLAPLETQA; translated from the exons ATGTCAGAGATCCTCCAGGAACTGCTCCGAGTCTCAGAGAAAGCTGCCAACATCGCCCGGGCATGCAGGCAGCAGGAAGCTCTCTTCCAGCTGCTCATTGAAgaaaagaaggagggagaaaagAACAAGAAGTTCACAGTTGATTTCAAGACCCTGGCTGATGTACTGGTGCAGGAAGTTATAAAACAGAATATGGAGAACAAG TTTCCAggcttggaaaaaaatatttttggagaaGAATCCAATGAATTTACTAATGATTTGG GGGAAAAGATTACCATAAAGCTGTGTTCGACAGAGGAAGAAACAGCCCAGCTTCTTAGCAAAGTCCTTAATGGTAACAAATCAGCATCTGAAGCACTAGCCAAGGTTGTTCATCAGGATGTCACCTTTGCTGATGCAGCTCTGGATTCCATAGTGATCAACATTCCACAGGACCTTATGGGAATTTGGGTGGATCCCATAG ATTCAACTTATCAGTATATTAAAGGTTCTGCTGACATTCAATCCAACCAAGGAATATTCCCCTCTGGACTTCAGTGTGTCACTATTTTAATTGGTGTCTATGACATACACACAGGAGTGCCTCTCATGGGAGTCATCAATCAACCTTTTGTGTCACAAGACCTAAACACTCTCAG GTGGAAAGGACAGTGCTACTGGGGCCTTTCTTACATGGGGACCAACATCCATTCACTTGAGCGGACCATCTCTAAAAGAAATGGCAGTGAAAAGCGAACTGAGAACTCCAACCCTGAGTCAGAGTCCTCCTCGGCTTTTTCAGCAGTCATCAGCACTAGTGAGAAGGAGACCATCAAGGCTGCGTTAGCCCGGGTGTGCGGAGAGAGGATCTTCCGGGCAGCAGGGGCTGGTTACAAGAGCCTCTGTGTTGTCCAAGGCCTTGTTGACATTTACATCTTTTCAGAAGACACCACATTCAAGTGGGACTCTTGTGCTGCTCATGCCATCCTGAGGGCCATGGGCGGGGGAATAGTGGACATGAAAGAATGCTTAGAAAGGCATCCAGACTCTGGGCTGGATTTGCCCCAGCTGCTGTACCACCTGGAAAATGAAGGTGCCACTGGGGTGGATCGCTGGGCCAACAAGGGAGGACTCATTGCTTACAGATCCAGGAAGCGGCTGGAGACGTTCCTGAGCCTCCTTGTCCAAAACCTAGCTCCTTTGGAGACACAGGCATAG
- the Inpp1 gene encoding inositol polyphosphate 1-phosphatase isoform X2, translating to MDMLTLPNTGEKITIKLCSTEEETAQLLSKVLNGNKSASEALAKVVHQDVTFADAALDSIVINIPQDLMGIWVDPIDSTYQYIKGSADIQSNQGIFPSGLQCVTILIGVYDIHTGVPLMGVINQPFVSQDLNTLRWKGQCYWGLSYMGTNIHSLERTISKRNGSEKRTENSNPESESSSAFSAVISTSEKETIKAALARVCGERIFRAAGAGYKSLCVVQGLVDIYIFSEDTTFKWDSCAAHAILRAMGGGIVDMKECLERHPDSGLDLPQLLYHLENEGATGVDRWANKGGLIAYRSRKRLETFLSLLVQNLAPLETQA from the exons ATGGATATGTTGACCTTGCCTAATACAG GGGAAAAGATTACCATAAAGCTGTGTTCGACAGAGGAAGAAACAGCCCAGCTTCTTAGCAAAGTCCTTAATGGTAACAAATCAGCATCTGAAGCACTAGCCAAGGTTGTTCATCAGGATGTCACCTTTGCTGATGCAGCTCTGGATTCCATAGTGATCAACATTCCACAGGACCTTATGGGAATTTGGGTGGATCCCATAG ATTCAACTTATCAGTATATTAAAGGTTCTGCTGACATTCAATCCAACCAAGGAATATTCCCCTCTGGACTTCAGTGTGTCACTATTTTAATTGGTGTCTATGACATACACACAGGAGTGCCTCTCATGGGAGTCATCAATCAACCTTTTGTGTCACAAGACCTAAACACTCTCAG GTGGAAAGGACAGTGCTACTGGGGCCTTTCTTACATGGGGACCAACATCCATTCACTTGAGCGGACCATCTCTAAAAGAAATGGCAGTGAAAAGCGAACTGAGAACTCCAACCCTGAGTCAGAGTCCTCCTCGGCTTTTTCAGCAGTCATCAGCACTAGTGAGAAGGAGACCATCAAGGCTGCGTTAGCCCGGGTGTGCGGAGAGAGGATCTTCCGGGCAGCAGGGGCTGGTTACAAGAGCCTCTGTGTTGTCCAAGGCCTTGTTGACATTTACATCTTTTCAGAAGACACCACATTCAAGTGGGACTCTTGTGCTGCTCATGCCATCCTGAGGGCCATGGGCGGGGGAATAGTGGACATGAAAGAATGCTTAGAAAGGCATCCAGACTCTGGGCTGGATTTGCCCCAGCTGCTGTACCACCTGGAAAATGAAGGTGCCACTGGGGTGGATCGCTGGGCCAACAAGGGAGGACTCATTGCTTACAGATCCAGGAAGCGGCTGGAGACGTTCCTGAGCCTCCTTGTCCAAAACCTAGCTCCTTTGGAGACACAGGCATAG